In Deltaproteobacteria bacterium, the genomic stretch CTACGTGCTGGTCGAGCGCATCGGCGAGGGCGGCATGGGCACGGTCGAGCGTGCCTATGACCCCAAGCTGCACCGCGAGGTCGCGCTCAAGCGCGTGCGCCGTGGGGCCGTCGGCACCGAGGCCGCGGCTCGCATGCTGCGCGAGGCGCAGGCGATGGCGCAGCTCAGCCACCCCAACGTGGTCGCGGTGCACGACGTCGAGGTCATCGACGACGTGGTGGTACTCGCGATGGAGTACGTCGCAGGACCGACGCTCGATGTCTGGTGCGCGGCGCCGGCTCGGCCGTGGCGGGCGATCGTCGGCGCGTACGTGCAGGCGGCCCAGGGCCTGCTCGCGGCCCATCGCGTGGGCCTGGTGCATCGCGACTTCAAGCCCTCGAACGCGCTCGTCACCGACGACGGCCGTGTGAAGGTGCTCGACTTCGGGCTCGCGAAACCCGTCGCCGATGCGCCGCAGAGCGAGTCGTCGATGCTGGCGTTCATGTCGGGCACGGCCGACAGCGTCAGCCTGGAACGCACGCTGACGCGGGCCGACACCGTGGTGGGCACGCCCAAGTACATGGCGCCGGAGCAGCACGTCGGAGACGCCGCCGACGCGCGCGCCGATCAGTACGCGTACTGCGTCGCGCTGTGGGAGGCGTTGGCGCGGGCGCCGGTGTTCGCCAGCCAGGACTTCGACGGCCTGGTCGCGATGAAGCAGTCCGGCCCGCCGCCGTGGCCTGCGATCGACGGGGTTCCGGCGGCGCTGGGCGAGGCGCTTCGACGCGGCCTCGCGGCCGATCCGACTCGGCGTTGGCCCGACATGGCAGCGCTGGTCGCCGTGCTCGAGGCGCACGCGCGTCCGCCCGAGCGCGCCGGCACGCGGAACCGGTGGCTGATCGGTGCGGGGGCGGCCGCGATCGCAGCGGTCGTGGTCACGCGACTGTCCGCGACTCCGCCGTGCGCCGAGGCTGGAGCGCGCATGCGCGAGACGTGGAGCGAGGCTCGCCGGGGCGAGCTGGCCGCGTCGTTCCACGCCGCAGGCAGCGTCATCGCCGACGACATGGCCGCGCGTGTCGGCGCGCTGGTGGACGAGCGCGTCGATCGCTGGCGTGCGGCCGCCGTCGATGCCTGTGAGGCCACGCGCGTACGCGGCGAGCAATCCGAGGCCCTGCTCGACCTCCGCGGCGCGTGTCTGGAGCGGCGCCGGGTCGAGCTGGACGTTGCGGTGCAACAGCTCGTCGATGATCCCGGTGTGGTCGCGGCCGCGGTCGACCTGATCACCGCACTGCCCGCGCTCGAGGTCTGTGCCGACGCCGAAGCGTTGCAGGCCGAGATGCCACCGCCGCGCGACGCCGAGCTCGCGGCGCGGGTCGACGCCGCGCGCGAGCAGCTGGCCCACGCCGCGAGCTCCCTCGCTGCGGGTCACTTCGAGGTGTCGTTGGGACAAGCGCTCGCCGTCAACGGTGAGGCCACGCTCGACGAGTACCCGCCGCTCGCGGTCGAGACCGAGCTGGCGGTCGCCGCGGCGCTGGCCCGCCTGGCGCGCTGGGCCGAGGTGGTGCCGCGGCTCGAGGCCGCGCTCTCGACCGCGCTGCAGCGGGGCTACGACGAGTCGGCGGTGCGGGCTGCGATCGCGCTCGCCAACGCGGTCGGGGTGTCATTGATGCGACCCCGCGAGGGCCGCGTGCACGCCGAGGTCGCACTGGCGCTCGCGCGTCGCCGTGATCCCGGCGGCGAGCTCGAGGCCGAGGCGCTGGCGGCGATGGGGGCGGTGGTCGGGACCGATGGCCGCGGCGTCGATGCAGAGGCTCGACTGCGCGAGTCGCTGGCGCTGTTCGAGGCGCTGCGCGGCGACGACTCGCTCGACGCTGCGCGCCTGCATGCGCTCATCGGCATGTCGCTGTGGTCCCAGGGGCGCTTCGCCGAGGCCGAGGTCGAGCACCGCCGTGGGCTCGCGATCCGCAGCCTGCGACTCGGCCCCGATCATCCCGACACCGCCGCCTCGCACGGCGGTCTCGGCAACGCGCTGCTGGGCGAGGGGCGCCTCGACGACGCGCTCACGGAGTTCGCCGAGGCCTTGCACTCGCGCGAGCGCTCGCTCGGCGTCGATCATCCCGAGACTGCGAACGCGCGAGCCAACCTCGCACGGGTCTATCAGGCCATGGGGCGCAACGAGGACGCCGCGCAGGAGCAGCTGCGCGCGCTCGAGTCGCTCGAGCGCTCGCTCGGGCGCGAGCACCCGATGACCGCAGGGCACCGTCTCAACTACGGCATCACGCTGATGCGACAGGACCGGCTCGTCGAGGCCGAGCAGGAGTTTCGCAGCACCGCCGAGAGCTTCGCTCGCTCGCTGTCACCGGAGCACCCCTACACCGCCACCGCGCAGTTCAACGTCGGCAAGGTGTTGGTGCGCCAGGGGCGAGTCGACGACGGCATCGCGTGGTACCAGCGCGCGTTGGTGACGATGCTCGCGGCGCAGGGGCCCGAGCACCGCGACACCGCTGCGATCCGCATCAACCTCGCCGACGCGCTCGAGGCCCAGGGGCAGCTGCGCGAGGCCGAGGTCGAGCTGCGCAAGGCGGTCGCGGCACTGACGAGCAGCTTGGGCCCGCGGCATATCGACACCGGCGGTGCGCGCAACAACCTCTCGGGGTTGCTCGAGACCCAGGGTCGCCTCGAAGAGGCCGAGGCCGAGGCGCGCGTGAGCCTCGAGATCATCGTGGAGTCGACGCCAGAGACCAACGCGAACCTCGCGATCGCCTTCTACGACCTCGGCGATCTCGTGCGTCGCAACGGCCGCACGGGCGAGGCGGTCGCGCTGCTCGAGCGGGCGCTCGAGCTGAGCGATCGGGCAGAGATCGTCCCGCACGAGCGCGGCGAGATCATGTTCGGGCTGGCGCGGGCACTCTTCGAGACCCCGGCACAGCGCCAGCGCGCGCTCGGGCTCGCCCGCCAGGCGCTGACGCTCTACCGCGAGGACGACGCCGGCATCGCGGGCGATCGCCGCGAGTTGCAGGAGTGGCTCGCCGTGAACGATCGCGAGTCGGAGGCGCCGCCCCATGGGCGACCCGGCCAGTGAGCCGACCCCGGCGTGCGACCGCGACCAAAGCGGCCGTGCCCCGCGCGATGTCGAGCCGTGAGACTTTCCGCTTGGGTGGTTCGGGAACCTTCGGGGCGCGTCGGCCTACGCCTCGTCCAGATGCAACGGCTGGCCTGGATCGTCGTGTCGGTGATCGCATGGGCGGCGCCAGCCTGCGGTGGCGATCTCCGCGACGATGGCAACGGTTCGAGCGTCGGCGGTTCGGTCACGGCGACCGACGCTTCGGCCGACAGTACCGACGCGTCGGTGGCGTCCGAGGCTGCGTCCGCCGACGGCTCTGGCGATGACGCGATGACGAAGCTCGACGTCGGCGCTGTCACGGGCGCGACCGCCGGCGATGGTGGCGGCGCTGACTCGTGCACGAACGTCGACATCTTGTTCGTGATCGACGATAGCTCGAGCATGGCTGACAATCAGCAGTCGTTGGTCGCATCGTTCCCGGGGTTCGTCGCCGGCGTCGAGGCGAGTCTGCAGAACGCCGGAAGCGTGCACATCGGCATCGTCACCAGCGATGACTATGCGTTCAACGATCCAAGCTGCCGCCACATCGGCGATCTCGTCACGCAGACCGGTGGCTTCGACGCGAGCAGCCAAGTCTGCGGTCCGTTCGCCAGCGGTGGCCGGTACCTCGACGAGGGCGAGCCCGATCTCGCGAGCAAGTTCGCGTGCGCTGCCAAGGTCGGCAGCCAGGGCAACGACGACGAGAAGGTGATGCGCGGACTGCTGAACGCGTTGCGTCCCGAGGTCAACGCGCCCGATTCCGGGGCGTGCAACGCGGGCTTCGCACGCGATGACTCGTTGTTGGTCATCGTGCTCATCTCCGACGAGGACGACGTGCCGGAGCCCTATATGTGCGACCCGAACGACGCCTTCGACAACCCGTGCGACACCGTCGGATCGACCGGTACGCCGGACGAATGGAAGGCCGAGCTCGGCGGCTACAAGTCGAATCTCGACACCAACGTGGTCGTGCTCGCGCTGGTCGGCCTCGCCGGTGACAACGCCTGCGGTGCGGTGCCAGCATCGAAGTTGATCGGCTTCGCCAATCGCTTCGGCGCCAACGGCTACACCGACGACGTGTGCGCGGCCAGCTACGATCAGTTCTTCGCCGCCGCGCTGCCGATCATCGATCAGGCCTGCGAAGACTACGTGCCGCCCGAGGGTTGAGTGGGGCGCGCGAGCCCACCTCGTCGTGGTGGGCCGCAGGCACCGCGCCAGCCGCCGCTCACCGGCTCGCGCACACGAGCCCTCCCCTTCCCGGCCAAGGTTTGCCAACATCCGCGGCGATGACCCACGTGCCAGTCGTGCCCATCGGTCGCGCGCGCCGATCGTTCCTCGACGACGCGACCTTCGCGGCCAACCTCGATGCGATCGCCGCCCGCGAGGCCACGCTGGGCGCACGGCGGGCCGAGGTCGCGGCCGGCTGGGGCCCGGAGTACGTCGCGCGCGTGCACGCCAAGGGCAAGCTCACCGCGCGTGAGCGGCTGCTCGCGCTGGCCGACCCCGGCACGCGCACCTTCGAGGTCGGCACGTTCGTGAACTGGGGCCTCGAGTTCGGCGAGGGCAAGCAGAAGTCGCCGGGCGCCGGGGTCGTGACCGCGTTCGCGCAGGTGCATGGCCGTTGGTGCATGGTCATCGCCAACGACAACACCGTGGCCTCGGGCTCGTGGTGGCCCAAGACGCCCGAGAAGATCGAGCGCGCGCAGATGATGGCGCTGCGGCTGCGGCTGCCGACGGTGTACCTGGTCGATTGCAGCGGGCTGTTCTTGCCCGAGCAGTCGCGATCGTTCCCCGGCGCGACCGGAGCCGGTCACATCTTCAAGATGAACAGCCTGCTGTCGAGCCACGGCGTGCCGCAGGTCGCCGGCGTGTTCGGTGATTGCATCGCGGGCGGCGGCTACATGCCGATCATCAGCGACCGCGTCTACATGACCGAGCAGGCCTACATGGTCATCGCCGGCGCTGCGCTCATCAAGGGCGCGAAGAGCCAGAAGATGACCAGCCTCGACATCGGCGGCCCCGAGGTGCACGTGCACGTGAGTCGCTGCGCCGACGTCCGCGTGCCCGATGACGACACGCTGATCGCTGCGCTGCGCCGCGACATCGCCAAGCTGCCCAGCTCCGGTGCCGATTACTACCGCGGCGAGGCCGGGCCGGTCGATCCGCGCTTCGGCACTGGCGAGCTGGCGGGCATCTTGCCCGTCGATCACCGCGAAGCCTACGACGCCACCGAGGTGCTGGCGCGCCTGGTCGATCAGTCGCTGCTGTGGGAGGTGATGCCGTCGGTCGGCGAGGAGATGCTCTGCGGCATCGGGCGCGTCAACGGCCTGTGGTGTGGCTTCGTGGCCAACCGCCAGGGCCTGGTCGGCGACCCCGCGCGTCCGGGTGCGCGGCGCCCCGCAGCGATCCTCTACCGCGCCGGCATCGCGAAGATCTCGGCGTTCTCGCGCGCGTGCAACGACGACGGCATCCCGCTGGTGTGGCTGCAGGACATCTCGGGCTTCGACATCGGCCACGAGGCCGAGCGCCAGGGCCTGCTCGCCTATGGCAGCAACCTCATCTACACCAACTCGACCAACACCGTGCCGATGTTCACGGTGTTGCTGCGCAAGGCCTCGGGCGCCGGCTACTACGCCATGGCGGGGCTGCCGTACGATCCGGTGGTGCAGCTGTCGACCACGATCTCGCGCCTGAGCGTGATGGAGGGGCGCACGCTGGCGATCGCCACCTACAACACCAAGCTCGACGACGACTTCCAGATCGTCACGCGCGATGAGGCCGAGCGCCGCAAGATCGAGGCGGGCATGCGCGCGGTCGAGGCCCGCATCGAGGGCGACATGGATCCGTGGGTGGCCGCGCGGCAGATGGACACCGACGAGATCGTCGAGCTCGGTGAGCTGCGCTCGTACCTCTCGATGCTGGTCGAAGCCAGCTATCAGGGTATCGGCCAGCGCCGCATCAAGAACAGCCGCATCTGGTCCATGCACGACCTGGCGATCCTGAGCGAGGGCCTGCGATGAGCACGTGGCACGAAGATGGTCGAGTGACGCGACGCCAGCTGGTCGCGACCTGTGTGCGGGGCGACGAGGGCACCACGCTGGGCGCCCCTGCGGTTGGTCTGTGGCGCCGCGCACCGGCCCCCGGGGCGCGCGTGCAGGGCGGCATGTCGATCGGCGAGCTCGAGGTGCTCGGCGTGCTGCACGAACTCGTCGCCCCCGACGACTGCGAGGGTGTGGTGATGCCGGCCGCCGGCGCCCACCTCGGCGAGCGCGCGGTCGCCTACGGCGACGTGCTGCTCGAGCTCGGCGCGCTCGAGCTCGGCGCCGCGGCGGCGGCGGCCCGCGGCGGCGAGCGAGCCGTCGACAGCGGCGCGCTGGTCTTCCGCGCGCCGCTCTCGGGCCGCTTCTACGCGCGCTCGGGCCCCGACAAGCCCGCCTTCGTCAGCGTCGGCGACGTCATCGAACACGGCCACACGCTCGCGCTGCTCGAGGTCATGAAGACCTTCAACCGCCTCACCTACGGCGGCCCGGGCATGCCCGCGCGCGCGAAGGTGATCGCGGTGCTGGTGAAGGACGAAGACGACGTCGAGGCCGGCGCCGCGATCCTCGAGCTCGCACCGGTGTAGCGCATCAGTTCGGCACCGGCTCGCCGCTCGACTCCCAGGTGTTGTTCTCCCAGGTCCCGCAGGTGTCGGTGACCGGGCCATACGCGTACTGGTCGCCGAAGACGTTGTTCGTCATGTGCAGGTTCTCGTGGCAGTACACGATGTACGCACCGCCGACGAGCCGGTTGCCGTCGGCGTGCACGGGGCCGGAGACGGGGTCGGTGCCGAACGGGAAGATGCACGCGGTGAGCTCGCCGCTGGTGAGGTCGAAGTTGTTGGCGGTGATCTCGATGTCGCCGTCGCCCATCATCTGCACGCCGTCGCCGTGGGCCCCGGGGGCCTGGCCGATGGCGGTGACGTAGTTGCACTCGAGCACGTTGCCGCCGTCGGCCTTGAACGAGTCGCCGCCGATGTCGTGGATGTAGAGCCGTCGCGCGGTGTAGTCGGCGCCGCGGATCGCGTCGTCGATGCCGTCTTGGCCGTCGATCTCGCCATCCTCGATGACGATGTTCGAGCCGTCGCGCACGAAGATGCCCCAGTAGCCGTCGGTGGTGATGCGAAAGTTGCGGATCGTGATGTCGGTGGCGCCGTCGACGATCTCGATGTCGCCGTGTACGTGCACGTTCTCGATGATGGTGCCGCTCTCGGACACGA encodes the following:
- a CDS encoding serine/threonine protein kinase, with the protein product MVDTDSLTRLDRASGDGESSSTPGAASDRVGADPYADLGRALGRYVLVERIGEGGMGTVERAYDPKLHREVALKRVRRGAVGTEAAARMLREAQAMAQLSHPNVVAVHDVEVIDDVVVLAMEYVAGPTLDVWCAAPARPWRAIVGAYVQAAQGLLAAHRVGLVHRDFKPSNALVTDDGRVKVLDFGLAKPVADAPQSESSMLAFMSGTADSVSLERTLTRADTVVGTPKYMAPEQHVGDAADARADQYAYCVALWEALARAPVFASQDFDGLVAMKQSGPPPWPAIDGVPAALGEALRRGLAADPTRRWPDMAALVAVLEAHARPPERAGTRNRWLIGAGAAAIAAVVVTRLSATPPCAEAGARMRETWSEARRGELAASFHAAGSVIADDMAARVGALVDERVDRWRAAAVDACEATRVRGEQSEALLDLRGACLERRRVELDVAVQQLVDDPGVVAAAVDLITALPALEVCADAEALQAEMPPPRDAELAARVDAAREQLAHAASSLAAGHFEVSLGQALAVNGEATLDEYPPLAVETELAVAAALARLARWAEVVPRLEAALSTALQRGYDESAVRAAIALANAVGVSLMRPREGRVHAEVALALARRRDPGGELEAEALAAMGAVVGTDGRGVDAEARLRESLALFEALRGDDSLDAARLHALIGMSLWSQGRFAEAEVEHRRGLAIRSLRLGPDHPDTAASHGGLGNALLGEGRLDDALTEFAEALHSRERSLGVDHPETANARANLARVYQAMGRNEDAAQEQLRALESLERSLGREHPMTAGHRLNYGITLMRQDRLVEAEQEFRSTAESFARSLSPEHPYTATAQFNVGKVLVRQGRVDDGIAWYQRALVTMLAAQGPEHRDTAAIRINLADALEAQGQLREAEVELRKAVAALTSSLGPRHIDTGGARNNLSGLLETQGRLEEAEAEARVSLEIIVESTPETNANLAIAFYDLGDLVRRNGRTGEAVALLERALELSDRAEIVPHERGEIMFGLARALFETPAQRQRALGLARQALTLYREDDAGIAGDRRELQEWLAVNDRESEAPPHGRPGQ
- a CDS encoding propionyl-CoA carboxylase, whose amino-acid sequence is MTHVPVVPIGRARRSFLDDATFAANLDAIAAREATLGARRAEVAAGWGPEYVARVHAKGKLTARERLLALADPGTRTFEVGTFVNWGLEFGEGKQKSPGAGVVTAFAQVHGRWCMVIANDNTVASGSWWPKTPEKIERAQMMALRLRLPTVYLVDCSGLFLPEQSRSFPGATGAGHIFKMNSLLSSHGVPQVAGVFGDCIAGGGYMPIISDRVYMTEQAYMVIAGAALIKGAKSQKMTSLDIGGPEVHVHVSRCADVRVPDDDTLIAALRRDIAKLPSSGADYYRGEAGPVDPRFGTGELAGILPVDHREAYDATEVLARLVDQSLLWEVMPSVGEEMLCGIGRVNGLWCGFVANRQGLVGDPARPGARRPAAILYRAGIAKISAFSRACNDDGIPLVWLQDISGFDIGHEAERQGLLAYGSNLIYTNSTNTVPMFTVLLRKASGAGYYAMAGLPYDPVVQLSTTISRLSVMEGRTLAIATYNTKLDDDFQIVTRDEAERRKIEAGMRAVEARIEGDMDPWVAARQMDTDEIVELGELRSYLSMLVEASYQGIGQRRIKNSRIWSMHDLAILSEGLR
- a CDS encoding right-handed parallel beta-helix repeat-containing protein, translated to MSESGTIIENVHVHGDIEIVDGATDITIRNFRITTDGYWGIFVRDGSNIVIEDGEIDGQDGIDDAIRGADYTARRLYIHDIGGDSFKADGGNVLECNYVTAIGQAPGAHGDGVQMMGDGDIEITANNFDLTSGELTACIFPFGTDPVSGPVHADGNRLVGGAYIVYCHENLHMTNNVFGDQYAYGPVTDTCGTWENNTWESSGEPVPN